The nucleotide window gaagaggaagaggaaaagaaggatgaggaagagaaggaaaagaaacatagaaaaacaagaaaaaagatggaggaggaggaggaggaggaggaggaggaggaggagaagaagaagaaagaaggggaagaaaattagaaggaaaaagaagaaactttatattaagaagaagaacaagaaaaaatatgaaggagaaagtgattaataaaggagaaggaggaggagagggggaagagaggaggaagaaaaggaaaagaagaaagagaaggaggaggagaaagaggagcagggggagggggaggggagggggagggggaggaggaagaggaaaagcagcagcagcattaaaagaagaagaagaagaagaagaagaagaagaagaaaagaagaagaagaagaagaagaaaatgagaaggaagaagaaaaggagaggggaaaagaagaaacttaatattaagaagaacaagaaggaggaagagaagaggaggagaaggtggagttgaaagaagaagagaaagaggaagaggaagagcaaagaggagggatgatgataaggaggaggatgaggtggtgatggtggtggaggatgaggaggaggaggaggaggaggaggaggaggaggaggaggaggaggaggagaatggagaaggaggagaatggaggaggaggaggaggaggagaatggaggaggaggagaatggaggaggaggaggaggaggaggagaaggaggatgaagatgaggaggaggtgaaggagagtggtggaggaggagaatggaggaggaggaggaggaggaggaggaggaggaggaggaggaggaggaggaagaggaggaggagaaggagtaggaggtggaggaaagtggtggaggaggagaatggaggagaaggaggagaaggaggagaaagaggaggaggtggaggaggtggaggaggaggagaaggagtaggagaaggagtaggaggtggaggaggaggaagaggggaaggaggaggggaagaaggaagaggtagtggtggaggaggaggaggaggaggaggaggaggaggaggaggaggaggaggaggaggagctgaggaggaggaggaggaggaggagcagaggaggaaaaggaggaggaggaagaggggaggaggaggaggagcagaggaggaaaaggaggaggaggaaaaggaggaggaggaaaggaggaggaggaggaggaggaggaggaggaggagggatgaggaggtagtggtggtggtggtggtggtggtggtggtggtggtggtggtggtggtggtgatggtggtggtggtggaggaagagggagcagaggaagaggataaggaggagaaggaggaggaggaggaggaggaggaggaggaggagggatgaggaggtagtggtggtggtggtggtggtgatggtggtggtggtggtggaggaagagggagcagaggaagaggataaggaggagaaggaggaggaggagcagcagaaatggggagtaggaggagggaggaggcagaggaggaggaggatcagaaggatgaggaggaggaggaagaggaggaggagaagaagatgaagaagaggattaaGAGGACGACGAGACAaacagagatgaagaagaagaaatagatgaaagagaaatagagaaagaagattaAGTAGAAaatggagtaagaggaggaggagcggaaggagaaggaagaaaaaaaggaggaggaaaggaaaagaagaaaaagaaaaaggaagaggaggagggggaggggaggggatgggagggaggaagaggaggaggaggaggaggaggaggaggaggaggaagaggaggaggaggaagaggaagaagaggaggaggaagaggaggaggaggaggaggaagaagaagaagaggaggaagtggaggaggaggaggaagaggaggaggaggggaaggagaaggaagaaaagaaggaggaaaaggaaaggaagaaaaagaaagaggaggaggaggagaaagagaatcagggggagggggagggggagggggagggggagggagggagtaggagggaaggaggaggaggaagtgaaagagaagaaaaagaagaaaagtaaggaggagaaagaggaggaggaggaggaggaggagtaagaagaaaacaaaataggcaaagaaaaaaactatgaggataagaaaaaggaaatggagaagataagaataagatgaaatattaactttttaaacatttttgaaggggaaaaaaaaaaaatgaaaaaaaaatacaaacctgTGCTCTGTTGAATGGGTTTTGTCTCTGCCGAGGTGGAGCTTTAGGAGCGAGTCCATTGCTTTCATCTATAATACCCTTTTCTGTGTCTGGAAATGTGATGAACAACAATAGATATCATAACAAGGAAATCAttgatatgagggggggggggaggagggaggaagggagggagagaggaaagaggaaggagggagagaggagagagggagatagaggagggagggagaggggatagaggggttaaggagagaggagagagggagagaggagagagggagagagaggagaaacggggagaggagagaggagagaggagagaggagagagggggagaggagagagggggagaggagagagggagagagggagagaggagagatgagagagagggggagaggagagagggggagaggagagaggaggagaaggagagggggcaagatggggagagaaagagagaaaaagaaagaaagagagagataaagagagaaacacatactGCAATATTGACTGACTGTGGttcatttcaactttttttccCCACAAAGTTATGAGTTAAAAAGTACCAAGACTGAATGAAATTAAgctgcaaaaggaaaaaaactgcTCACTGTGAAATAGtatacaaaatgttttttttatttcctggtTAACCAAGACCGTGGTTTGTAAAATTGCATTTGGGATTACATTATAGTGAATATAGTGTGAATATAGTCATCTTTATGCATTTCGGTGCATGGAAACTGTAATGGTTTTTGATAGTTTTCCAAATAAAGTTTCCACAATCCCTGACACCCATTAGATATGGCGCAAGCTTAACATGAACTAAAGAAATGAGTatccatattttgttttgttcataaCATCTACTGTGGACTTTGTAACTTACAAGTTCACATATAAAAAGGTAATATGAGGAaaagcatgtattttttttttaatttagcacttttctttttaattaaattCAATCATAGGTGCTCATATGACCTTGCCAAAAGCTCTCTGTGATAAGCTGATAACTGCTTCACCCAGCAACTTAACCTGTTGATGCCTGGAGTTAATGTATATGTGTCCTTTCCACTGaggttttatttatcaattttgggCTTCAAATGTGctttgtcaccaaggagtcaggaGTCAGACCTAGTTCTCTCATTCCTTGAAATTTTGAAAAGGAAAACGTTTATCTTTATGAAACTTATcactgttaacaacaacaacaacagcaacaacaataataaaaaaacaacaacaaaaagtatgTTTATAACAGTAGCTAATTAAACTAATATAACAAAACAATTTCTCCAGAAAATTCTAAGGAtatgggtaaacaggtgagatcaggTAGTATTTGACATCTAATTACTAATAcaccatctatatgtaaacaaaattaacaaaatgaaACCAGTGGATGCTGTATGTGCCCGAGTCCCAATGGATAACCTAAATGTTGAGGAGGGTTGACTCATGGGTCTCATATGTAAACCTATTACATATAAGAGAGGAAAATTGGTATGAGATATCTTGCTCTTACTGTTCATGAAATTGGGTCTGAACAGAATTGAAAAAAATCTGCATTGGTGGAGAGTTCAAAATACTAATGATTTGAACATTCATATTAGTTACTGCTTCAATTGTTGCTAAAGGTTTTACCCATTTATGcatgacaatatatatacttacagattcTGTGGCTAATATTAAATAATTTCTGGATGCAACATGGATCCTATACTAGCAGATTTCTAGATACTTACAACACTAAATGAGATTCTTTTAGCAATAATGAGTCCTGCTATAAAGACTGACTATATATTCTGTGGCCTGGGTTACTAAATGACAAATCTCCAAAGTCTGAGCTAAGTTCTTCATTCACAATCCAAGTGTTAACAGCTTCCACTTCCACTGAGTTGGGTTGCCTAAGCTAATTGCAACTGGAATCTATTAAATGTCAACTAACCCAACATGAAAAGACTTTCCATGTGAATCAACCTTAACAACTCTTGCGTTTTCTATCAACTAAGCTCAATTTTGCAACCCGTGTCTCATAATTATCACAGACTCATATATCCAATGCAAACAGGATGCTTCTTTAATTAATGAATTACAGTCCTCTACTATAAAGGAACACAATATTTACGATGAACAGCTCTTTCCTAGTTACAGACGATAAAGGGAATGTCACTGcagtaaagaaatagaaaagcctAGACACAGGGTTGTGAGGTGTAAAGGATGGGTGTGCATTTTGCTTTGAAACCTTCAACAAAGACACTTCAAATGTGGCTCCATGCTGCTTTGTTATGATAGCATGTTTCTGTAATATATAAGACACAAATGACAAGTGTATTCGACCAGACAATGATCAAATATATACTGGTATCACCTGCATGAACATCTGCATCCATATTTCATGATGTACTGTGAAATGGGTTTATGTGTTGACTGTAGTAATAACTATTTCCTGACTATAATTTCTATTCTTATACGATGAAATAGGTTTCATGTATTTCATCTGGCTTTTGTACAATTTGCTGAATGTtgcgataaatatataaaagcacCTTTATTCACATTTAATATACATGGCTAAGAAAGACTGCAAATCACCATAAAATGGACTGCACCACAACTTGTCAAACTTTTTGTTATGAATGTAGATTTTGAAAAATGCACAAATATGGAAGCACTAATTGTGCACTATGAAATTATCTGGTctcattcagtaaaaaaaaaaaaaaaagtaaaagagaaataaaaagagtgagagagagagagagaaaaagaaagaaagaaagaaagaaagaaagaaaaaaaaaacactgaatctAGTATAGCACCATACTGCATACTGACCCACTATCTTATCCATGCCACAATTATAAAGCATCAatgatatatttaattaataatgacaatggtctTCCCCCACAAAAGCTTGAATATGCAGGAGTACGAGGTAACAAAAGAAATCAAACACATGCTCACCATGGCAATGttaaaaatcaacaaataatTCACGATTCACCTCAAAATCACACATATAATCACACGCGGACCTGAAATAAAGTTGCTAATTATAACCAAGATGTTCACATAATTCCTCTGCACTCTCCCTAAGCAAAATTTCAAAGGTACCGACCATTAAGTTCATCCAGCTGCTTTTGGAGTTCGTTGACCATGAGCTTCAAGTAGTCATAGGATGCCCGCGCCAGAGCCTTCATCCACTCCTCGAGAGACTCCTGAGAATCTGCCACCAGGACATAGGTCCTCCCACCCCCGCCGTGGAAGAGCAGCTTGAAGGTAAACTGATCCTCGCATTCTGCTAACTCTGTAGGGAGTGAGagaatcagaaaaataaataaataaaataaaacatgagTACAAAATATCTTTTGTGATACTgacaatactgatactgatactgacgTGATTCTGACAATAAGTTGAGTGATGACTCACCTATTGTACAACCCTCGAGGATGATGACCCCAATGGGTTCTCGATCTCCTTTCTTCTCAAAGTAGAATAGGAGGTTCCCTTTCAGTACAAACCATCTTCTCTGGAAGCTCTTGTTGaccttttatgaaaaaaaaaacaaaaaaacaataatgctgtGATCTTAACGAGATCTTAATAAGTATGAAGATTTTGATAAAGAAGCAGTAAAATAAAAGGAGGATGTTATGGAGGAAATAGATTTATAAGTAAGATTTCTCAACATCTGCTGAATGTAGTTTCTGACATTTTGTTCCCAGCaaaagttttcctttttaatgAAAGAAGTTTAGAAAAACATAAGTAAAAAGCATATTAGAATATTTGGTGGGTAACCTTgcacaatgatcatgataatttgcTACATTTTGCAACGACCAACACACTAACAATGTGCTTGCTTGGTCTTACCCAAATAGACACAGAAATATCAAGTCATGTTAGATAAGCCCTATATCCACAGATGCTAAAAGAAGGTGCAAGAAGCttaaacaatatcaatatctatcaatctatatctatgtctatattgtatatgtatatatatgtatatatatatatatatatctatatatatctatctagataatatataatattttaacattatatatatatatatatatatatatatatatatatatatatatatatatatatatatatataatatgtgcgtaataaaaaaaaaataataataatagaataaataagatatatatatatccacatccaaattcatatacatatacatatacatatacatatacatatatatatatatatatatatatatatatatatatatatatatatatatatatatatatacacatacacacacacacacacacacacacacacaca belongs to Penaeus chinensis breed Huanghai No. 1 chromosome 4, ASM1920278v2, whole genome shotgun sequence and includes:
- the LOC125025086 gene encoding sesquipedalian-1-like; translated protein: MKINEKNLCAYSISPTQIDKEGYLLKKGEVNKSFQRRWFVLKGNLLFYFEKKGDREPIGVIILEGCTIELAECEDQFTFKLLFHGGGGRTYVLVADSQESLEEWMKALARASYDYLKLMVNELQKQLDELNDTEKGIIDESNGLAPKAPPRQRQNPFNRAQSSSEVTLDPALAMRMRANTVSGAATHYLTPTAPQRAAPPPPSVAHITLNKRTFAQLHSEYGIPILRDKEEFRKKKGKIDGRGSDHQQTADLDGVVVTNLIDV